One window of the Glycocaulis alkaliphilus genome contains the following:
- a CDS encoding TonB-dependent receptor, with the protein MKTKLRTFGAAAVLAGVSPLAFMTPAAFAQEQGASANREVIVVTARRTEESLQDVPGAVSAFSEAALERIDVTDPSGLQGAVPNLNIVQGRGSSNATNIYIRGVGQPDALQTFDPAVGFYVDDVYFSRIRGTQLDLFDIERIEVLRGPQGTLYGKNTIGGALRVITRRPSQETRGQFQVGLGNYSLWEARASVSGGLAENLAGSIALFGTGRDGFVTNPVTGEEYNDRNASAARVALAWDAAPNFTVDWNADWSRENNALVMGQPINTLTTLFGVPIFTVPAEVPAYDFTGVATPGLPNSTEMTHWGTALTMNWELSDNLTLRSITAYRELEYEDYIDIDATALETGDVLVAVDQDQISQEFQLNYEGERLTVVSGLFYMLENITSHQEAFADDLLTGPGGFTFLRTIDDDLETRSWAFYVNATYALTDRLSVTAGVRYTDEQKDYFRTTSTFSDFPGLTVDPALAFTIRDSWTNTSPMVSLDYRASDNVLLYGRVSQGFKSGGFNGRANNPGEQAPYDPETVTSYELGVKTDWLDNTLRANFTVFYNDYEDFQARVSGLVTDPGTGLPVPQLTVLNAGSLEISGFEVELAWSPVPELMLDAQIGYLNAEYGEFEDARFTNFGGSRAFQTPAFSPEWTTRLGAAYDFDLAENGTLRLSGSARYRSRMALAVDNTPVNSDVEIEGLFQDAYWLYDANAVWTNRNGNYSVGLYGRNLADEVYRTDGQDFSSVGNIRTVYYGAPRTWRLVFTARY; encoded by the coding sequence ATGAAAACGAAACTGCGCACCTTCGGTGCTGCGGCCGTACTGGCCGGTGTGTCACCGCTTGCATTCATGACGCCTGCGGCTTTTGCCCAGGAGCAGGGCGCCAGCGCCAACCGCGAAGTGATCGTGGTCACGGCGCGCCGGACCGAGGAAAGCCTTCAGGATGTTCCCGGTGCGGTGTCTGCTTTCTCTGAAGCCGCGCTGGAGCGGATCGACGTTACGGACCCCAGTGGCCTGCAAGGCGCGGTTCCGAACCTGAACATCGTTCAGGGGCGCGGCTCGTCGAACGCCACCAACATCTATATCCGCGGCGTAGGCCAGCCTGATGCGCTGCAGACCTTTGACCCGGCGGTCGGCTTCTACGTCGATGATGTCTATTTCTCGCGTATCCGCGGCACGCAGCTGGACCTGTTCGACATTGAACGCATCGAGGTTCTGCGCGGCCCGCAAGGCACGCTCTATGGCAAGAACACCATTGGCGGCGCCCTTCGGGTCATCACCCGCCGTCCGAGCCAGGAAACGCGCGGCCAGTTCCAGGTCGGCCTTGGCAATTACTCGCTGTGGGAAGCGCGCGCTTCGGTCTCCGGCGGCCTTGCCGAAAATCTGGCCGGCAGCATTGCCCTGTTCGGCACGGGCCGGGACGGTTTCGTCACCAATCCCGTCACCGGCGAAGAGTATAATGACCGCAACGCCTCGGCGGCACGTGTGGCGCTGGCCTGGGATGCGGCCCCGAACTTCACCGTTGACTGGAATGCAGACTGGTCGCGTGAAAACAACGCGCTGGTTATGGGCCAGCCGATCAACACGCTGACGACACTGTTCGGCGTGCCGATCTTCACGGTGCCGGCCGAGGTTCCCGCGTATGACTTTACGGGCGTGGCTACGCCGGGCCTGCCGAACTCCACGGAAATGACCCATTGGGGTACCGCGCTCACCATGAACTGGGAGTTGTCGGACAATCTGACGCTTCGCTCGATCACGGCTTATCGTGAGCTGGAGTACGAAGATTACATCGACATCGATGCGACCGCTCTTGAAACGGGTGACGTGCTCGTTGCGGTGGATCAGGACCAGATCAGCCAGGAATTCCAGCTGAACTATGAGGGCGAGCGCCTGACGGTGGTCAGCGGCCTGTTCTACATGCTGGAAAACATCACCTCGCACCAGGAAGCGTTTGCCGATGACCTGCTGACCGGGCCGGGCGGCTTCACCTTCCTGCGTACCATTGACGATGATCTGGAGACCCGCAGCTGGGCGTTCTACGTGAATGCCACCTATGCGCTGACGGACCGTCTCTCCGTGACCGCCGGTGTGCGTTATACCGACGAGCAGAAGGATTATTTCCGCACCACGTCGACTTTCTCGGATTTCCCGGGGCTCACGGTTGACCCGGCTCTGGCCTTCACGATCCGCGACAGCTGGACCAACACCTCGCCGATGGTGTCGCTGGACTATCGCGCGTCCGACAATGTTCTGCTCTATGGCCGCGTGTCCCAGGGCTTCAAGTCCGGCGGTTTCAATGGCCGTGCAAACAATCCGGGCGAGCAGGCTCCGTATGATCCGGAAACCGTCACCTCCTATGAGCTGGGCGTCAAAACCGACTGGCTCGACAATACGCTGCGCGCCAACTTCACGGTCTTCTATAACGATTACGAAGACTTCCAGGCGCGCGTTTCGGGCCTCGTGACCGATCCGGGGACCGGCCTGCCGGTGCCGCAGCTGACGGTGCTCAATGCCGGTAGCCTCGAGATTTCCGGTTTTGAAGTAGAGCTGGCCTGGAGCCCGGTGCCCGAGCTGATGCTGGACGCCCAGATCGGCTATCTGAATGCGGAGTACGGTGAGTTCGAAGACGCCCGCTTCACCAATTTCGGTGGCAGCCGCGCCTTCCAGACCCCGGCCTTCTCGCCGGAGTGGACGACGCGTCTGGGTGCGGCCTATGACTTCGATCTTGCCGAGAATGGCACGCTGCGCCTGTCCGGCTCGGCCCGCTACCGCTCACGCATGGCGCTGGCGGTGGACAACACGCCGGTGAACTCAGACGTCGAGATCGAGGGCCTGTTCCAGGACGCCTACTGGCTCTATGACGCCAACGCGGTCTGGACCAACCGGAACGGCAATTACTCTGTCGGTCTTTATGGCCGCAACCTCGCCGATGAAGTCTATCGCACTGACGGTCAGGACTTCTCCTCGGTGGGCAATATCCGCACCGTCTACTATGGTGCGCCGCGTACCTGGCGTCTGGTGTTCACCGCACGCTACTAG
- a CDS encoding TetR/AcrR family transcriptional regulator, with product MRQQIAIDARGEPAKSRAMATRTRTRPQNRRGEKTRASLLDAAESLFAETGFHAVTVREIARKAGADPALVTYYFGGKRELFDEVLLRRATELNAIRLKELEELEAKAGPDGPTVEEIINAFTHPLLDRTANGGPGWKSYFALIGQITNTPEWGAAVMNKYFDPIVIRFLEALRPKIPDCTEEDLFWSYHFLSGVLVLTFAQTGRIDVLSKGLCKSSDIASVHERMPGFIAAGILYLQERSRAQKNGGADNT from the coding sequence ATGCGGCAACAGATTGCCATCGACGCGCGCGGCGAACCGGCTAAAAGTCGGGCCATGGCAACCCGTACCAGAACCCGTCCGCAGAACCGCCGCGGCGAAAAGACCCGCGCATCCCTGCTGGACGCCGCAGAATCGCTCTTCGCCGAGACCGGATTTCACGCCGTGACCGTGCGCGAAATTGCACGCAAGGCAGGCGCCGATCCCGCGCTGGTGACGTATTATTTCGGCGGCAAGCGCGAGCTGTTCGACGAGGTGCTGCTGCGGCGCGCCACCGAGCTGAACGCCATCCGCCTGAAAGAACTCGAAGAGCTGGAGGCCAAGGCAGGCCCTGATGGCCCGACGGTGGAGGAGATCATCAACGCCTTCACCCACCCCCTGCTGGACCGCACCGCCAATGGCGGGCCAGGCTGGAAGAGCTATTTTGCGCTGATCGGCCAGATCACCAATACGCCCGAATGGGGCGCGGCGGTGATGAACAAGTATTTCGATCCCATCGTGATCCGGTTTCTCGAAGCGCTGCGTCCGAAAATCCCGGACTGCACGGAAGAAGACCTGTTCTGGAGCTATCACTTCCTGTCGGGCGTGCTGGTGCTCACCTTCGCGCAGACGGGCCGGATAGATGTGCTGTCGAAGGGCCTTTGCAAGTCATCGGACATCGCCAGCGTCCACGAGCGCATGCCCGGCTTCATCGCCGCTGGCATATTGTACCTGCAGGAGCGCTCACGGGCGCAAAAGAATGGCGGAGCTGACAATACATGA
- a CDS encoding alpha/beta fold hydrolase, whose translation MSGFTQHFHTAPDGIRTAFRHYEPDQPSGALPVVCLHGLTRNSKDFEEVAPRIAASGRRVIAVDVRGRGLSDRGTPPESYSPQVYVEDLFGLLDQEGIERFVAVGTSMGGIMTMIAAAMRPDMVAGAVLNDIGPELDPAGLNRIAGYVGRAKGPMDSWQEAAAAVRAVNGEAFPDETGEAFWLAFARRTCREMPDGRVELDYDPAIAAPFREPEGAAPPDMWPLFDALSPVPVLGIRGAISDLLSPEVFQAMGKRHPRFTGVEVPRVGHAPLLTETHARDAIDAFLRDTD comes from the coding sequence ATGAGCGGGTTTACCCAGCACTTCCATACGGCGCCTGACGGCATCAGGACCGCCTTTCGTCACTATGAGCCTGACCAGCCCAGCGGCGCCCTGCCGGTGGTCTGCCTGCACGGCCTGACCCGTAACAGCAAGGATTTCGAGGAAGTCGCGCCGCGCATAGCGGCATCAGGACGCCGCGTCATCGCCGTTGATGTGCGCGGGCGGGGCCTGTCAGACCGGGGCACACCACCCGAAAGCTATAGCCCGCAGGTCTATGTCGAGGATCTGTTCGGCCTGCTCGATCAGGAAGGCATTGAGCGCTTCGTTGCGGTGGGCACCTCGATGGGCGGCATCATGACCATGATCGCGGCTGCGATGCGCCCGGACATGGTGGCAGGCGCGGTACTGAACGATATAGGCCCTGAGCTGGACCCGGCAGGCCTCAATCGCATTGCGGGATATGTCGGCCGGGCCAAGGGTCCTATGGATAGCTGGCAGGAAGCCGCCGCCGCCGTGCGCGCCGTCAATGGCGAGGCCTTCCCCGACGAAACAGGCGAGGCATTCTGGCTGGCATTTGCCCGGCGCACCTGCCGTGAAATGCCGGATGGACGGGTCGAGCTGGATTACGATCCCGCTATAGCCGCACCTTTCCGCGAACCGGAAGGCGCAGCGCCGCCCGATATGTGGCCGCTGTTCGATGCTCTGTCGCCGGTGCCGGTACTGGGGATACGCGGCGCGATCAGCGATCTGCTCTCGCCGGAGGTTTTCCAGGCGATGGGGAAACGTCACCCGCGCTTTACAGGTGTTGAAGTGCCGCGCGTTGGCCACGCGCCTCTCTTGACCGAAACTCACGCCCGCGACGCGATTGACGCGTTTCTGAGAGATACCGACTGA
- a CDS encoding Mrp/NBP35 family ATP-binding protein, whose translation MQDDSARTLRHTLETQFPEVSARVSALDVRSGIATIILSPPAHADGGDEAGLRSRVETALLALDGIERVRVIVETERQPAAATKRSAPARAKAPAGLIIAVGSGKGGVGKSTVAANLAGACVRLGLRTGLVDADVFGPSAPRLFGLTDAPGLRKTDAGIEPLRAHGVKLVSTGFLVGSREPVVWRGPMVTGAIRQFLTEVDWDGGDGPLDVLIIDMPPGTGDAQLAIAQGVPISGAVIVSTPQTVALDDARKAMALFERTEIPVLGMIENMSFFLCPHCGEGSEIFGRGGVRAEAEMMGVPFLGEIPLHPSLRVASDEGRLVALEDGPLAGAFERAASAMLETARTANRPAPEIVFEG comes from the coding sequence ATGCAGGACGATTCAGCCCGTACTCTCCGCCACACCCTCGAAACGCAGTTTCCCGAGGTGAGCGCACGCGTTTCCGCGCTCGATGTGCGCTCAGGCATAGCCACCATCATCCTCTCTCCGCCTGCGCATGCTGACGGCGGCGATGAGGCGGGGCTACGCAGCCGCGTTGAAACGGCTCTGCTGGCACTTGATGGCATTGAGCGGGTGAGGGTCATCGTGGAAACCGAACGCCAGCCTGCGGCTGCTACCAAACGCAGTGCTCCTGCCCGTGCGAAAGCGCCGGCCGGGCTGATTATCGCCGTTGGCTCGGGAAAGGGCGGGGTCGGCAAGTCGACCGTGGCGGCCAATCTGGCCGGTGCGTGTGTCAGGCTGGGGCTGCGCACCGGGCTGGTGGACGCCGATGTGTTCGGGCCCAGCGCGCCGCGCCTCTTCGGCCTCACGGATGCGCCGGGCCTGCGCAAGACAGATGCCGGTATTGAGCCGCTTCGCGCCCACGGCGTGAAGCTGGTTTCGACCGGGTTTCTGGTGGGAAGCCGCGAGCCGGTCGTCTGGCGCGGCCCGATGGTGACGGGCGCAATCCGACAGTTCCTGACCGAAGTGGACTGGGATGGCGGTGATGGCCCTCTGGACGTTCTCATCATCGACATGCCGCCCGGCACTGGCGATGCCCAGCTTGCCATCGCGCAAGGCGTGCCGATCAGCGGCGCGGTGATCGTCTCCACGCCGCAGACTGTGGCGCTGGACGATGCGCGCAAGGCAATGGCCCTGTTTGAGCGTACCGAAATCCCGGTGCTCGGCATGATCGAGAATATGAGCTTCTTCCTGTGCCCGCATTGCGGAGAGGGAAGCGAGATTTTCGGGCGCGGCGGCGTGCGCGCAGAGGCGGAGATGATGGGCGTGCCGTTTCTGGGCGAGATACCGCTTCACCCGTCCTTGCGGGTTGCCAGCGATGAGGGCCGCCTTGTCGCGCTGGAAGACGGGCCGCTGGCCGGTGCGTTTGAACGCGCCGCCAGCGCCATGCTGGAGACGGCCCGGACCGCGAACCGCCCGGCGCCGGAAATCGTGTTCGAGGGGTAG
- a CDS encoding spinster family MFS transporter, translating to MSDTLPGAPGVAAATTVPKPPSNLYRGYVMVMLFLVYAFNFLDRQIISILAIPIRDELGLDDRQLGLLGGIAFALLYSVLGVPIAWLADRTNRVWIITISLGVWSGFTALCGMAQNFWQLFGARVGVGVGEAGGVAPSYSLIADYFPPQARARALAFYSLGIPLGSAFGVVAGAQIASGNIGEGLDWRWAFVIVGLAGILLAPIFRLTVREPARGQLDTVKMDAKAAKPSFFAVIRVLLKKPAFWFLTFGAACSSMMGYGVFFWVPSFLARSYGLDLVTTGWMFGGLLVIGGAAGIILGGFVSDWVGKKSKAWYALVPGIAFLFTMPFYAVGVLAPNATIAFFVFIIPNALALAWLGPVLSAFQNLVPASMRTVASSIFLLINNLLGIGVGIYVLGELSTMLMPTFGDESLRYSILIGSCLYLVAAGFMFLAARWLPRNWEG from the coding sequence ATGAGTGACACGCTGCCGGGCGCGCCGGGTGTGGCCGCCGCCACCACCGTGCCAAAGCCGCCATCCAACCTGTATCGCGGGTATGTGATGGTCATGCTGTTTCTGGTCTATGCGTTCAACTTTCTGGACCGGCAGATCATCTCCATTCTCGCCATCCCGATCCGTGATGAGCTGGGCCTGGATGACCGCCAGCTCGGCCTTCTGGGCGGTATCGCGTTTGCGCTGCTCTACTCGGTGCTGGGCGTGCCGATCGCGTGGCTGGCAGACCGCACCAACCGGGTCTGGATCATCACCATCTCGCTTGGGGTCTGGAGCGGTTTCACAGCCCTTTGCGGCATGGCACAGAATTTCTGGCAACTCTTCGGTGCCCGTGTCGGCGTAGGCGTTGGAGAGGCGGGCGGCGTTGCCCCGTCCTACTCCCTTATCGCTGACTATTTCCCGCCGCAGGCCCGCGCACGCGCGCTTGCCTTCTATTCGCTTGGGATCCCGCTGGGCAGCGCGTTTGGCGTCGTCGCTGGCGCGCAGATCGCCAGCGGCAATATTGGCGAGGGGCTGGACTGGCGCTGGGCGTTCGTCATTGTCGGGCTGGCCGGCATTCTGCTGGCGCCGATTTTCCGCCTGACAGTGCGCGAGCCGGCGCGCGGACAACTTGATACGGTGAAGATGGATGCCAAGGCGGCCAAGCCCAGCTTCTTTGCCGTTATCCGGGTATTGCTGAAAAAGCCCGCTTTCTGGTTCCTCACCTTCGGGGCGGCGTGCTCATCCATGATGGGCTATGGCGTGTTCTTCTGGGTGCCCAGCTTCCTGGCGCGTTCCTACGGGCTGGACCTTGTCACCACGGGCTGGATGTTTGGCGGCCTTCTCGTCATTGGCGGCGCAGCCGGGATCATCCTTGGCGGCTTCGTCTCCGACTGGGTCGGCAAGAAGTCCAAGGCCTGGTATGCGCTGGTTCCGGGCATCGCCTTCCTGTTCACCATGCCCTTCTATGCTGTGGGCGTGCTGGCACCGAATGCGACCATCGCCTTCTTCGTCTTCATCATTCCCAATGCGCTGGCGCTGGCCTGGCTGGGGCCGGTGCTGTCTGCCTTCCAGAACCTTGTGCCGGCGTCGATGCGCACCGTGGCCTCCTCCATCTTCCTGCTGATCAACAATCTGCTGGGGATCGGCGTCGGCATCTACGTGCTGGGCGAGTTGTCGACCATGCTGATGCCAACCTTCGGTGATGAATCGCTGCGCTATTCCATCCTGATCGGCTCATGCCTCTATCTGGTGGCCGCAGGCTTCATGTTTCTTGCGGCGCGCTGGCTGCCGAGGAACTGGGAAGGGTAG
- a CDS encoding alpha/beta fold hydrolase: MRNALLTLLGILLLLGVAAIALFAWLTRTPEPAEPPAPSAGERMVDAAGMSWRVREDGPAGAPAIVLIHGFSHSLESFDGWAEALSDSYRVIRFDLPGHGVTGPHPDGAYSNEDTAAQVAELLDALELDRFVIGGSSLGGLVSWRYAAAHPERVAGLVLVSPGGYSINNVGDEPVEVPVPVQLYLRLAPDAGIRMATQTLYGDPSRLTEERIAQIGQMMRQPGIGEALIARLQQFTLPDPEPVLATIDAPALILWGTADTVVPASHGARFENVMPDARLVTYDGAGHALMEEYPAETSADVRAFLEGIGWE; this comes from the coding sequence ATGCGCAACGCTCTTCTCACCCTTCTCGGCATACTCCTCCTGCTGGGCGTTGCCGCCATCGCGCTCTTCGCCTGGCTGACCCGCACGCCCGAACCGGCCGAGCCCCCTGCCCCATCTGCCGGGGAGCGCATGGTGGACGCCGCCGGCATGAGCTGGCGGGTGCGCGAGGACGGCCCTGCAGGCGCGCCTGCCATCGTCCTCATCCACGGCTTTTCGCACTCTCTGGAGAGCTTTGACGGCTGGGCCGAGGCCCTTTCTGACAGCTACCGCGTCATCCGCTTTGACCTGCCCGGCCACGGGGTCACCGGCCCGCATCCTGATGGCGCCTATTCCAACGAAGACACGGCAGCCCAGGTCGCCGAACTTCTGGACGCGCTAGAACTGGACAGATTTGTCATCGGCGGCAGCTCGCTGGGTGGGCTGGTGTCATGGCGCTATGCCGCCGCCCATCCTGAACGCGTCGCAGGCCTCGTTCTGGTCAGCCCCGGCGGCTACTCGATCAATAATGTCGGAGACGAGCCCGTAGAGGTGCCCGTCCCGGTACAGCTCTATCTGCGCCTCGCCCCGGATGCCGGTATCCGCATGGCCACGCAGACATTATACGGCGACCCGTCACGCCTGACCGAGGAACGTATCGCCCAGATCGGCCAGATGATGCGCCAGCCCGGCATCGGTGAAGCCCTCATTGCCCGGCTGCAGCAATTCACCCTGCCCGACCCGGAACCCGTGCTCGCCACCATAGACGCCCCTGCCCTCATATTATGGGGAACGGCGGACACAGTTGTTCCGGCGAGCCACGGCGCGCGCTTTGAAAACGTCATGCCCGATGCCCGCCTTGTTACCTATGACGGCGCTGGCCATGCGCTGATGGAGGAATACCCGGCCGAGACGTCAGCCGATGTGCGGGCGTTTCTTGAGGGTATTGGCTGGGAGTAA
- a CDS encoding DJ-1/PfpI family protein, producing MTPSKRPYRHNREPRIDIARVGESGTILALAAPGFSVPDLNAAASAAERSGYKLKVASSARALVSGRTETGEEMNFVVDTGFDDVAADEGAGLVLPGGRRAVDALNDSNAALRLLQDMFASGRPIFAAGESLAMLAEVSGKEVGDADAALALNGEVFAASGETARDDVAKVFAESLQTQASEAA from the coding sequence ATGACCCCATCAAAACGTCCTTACCGTCACAATCGCGAACCGCGTATCGATATTGCCCGTGTAGGCGAGTCTGGCACCATTCTGGCGCTCGCCGCTCCGGGCTTCTCCGTGCCTGACCTGAATGCTGCGGCCAGCGCTGCCGAGCGCTCCGGCTACAAGCTCAAAGTCGCATCCAGCGCCCGCGCGCTGGTGTCCGGGCGCACGGAAACCGGCGAGGAGATGAACTTCGTCGTCGATACCGGCTTTGACGATGTCGCGGCTGATGAGGGCGCGGGTCTGGTACTCCCCGGCGGCCGGCGCGCGGTCGACGCGTTGAACGATTCCAATGCTGCGCTGCGCCTTCTCCAGGATATGTTTGCCAGTGGCCGCCCGATCTTCGCTGCAGGCGAGTCACTCGCCATGCTGGCCGAAGTCTCCGGCAAGGAAGTCGGTGACGCCGATGCCGCCCTTGCCCTGAATGGCGAAGTGTTTGCCGCCAGCGGCGAAACCGCCCGCGACGATGTCGCCAAGGTGTTTGCCGAGTCGCTGCAGACTCAGGCGTCTGAAGCCGCGTAG